Proteins from one Gimesia maris genomic window:
- a CDS encoding tetratricopeptide repeat protein, with product MNQNAVLKRGIEYHTQGQLDQALADYSQVIDSAAAEDAELMCQALYYRGSVYQRLGEHQRLTDDMNRIIKCRAEVHIELVAHAYSMRGESYVAQGQLEAAVSDYTVIIESLEGLPTGMVLSAILCRGESCFAQADYARAAEDIKRVLSSQWLESTSQQSAQELLAECERRLRKR from the coding sequence ATGAATCAAAACGCTGTCCTCAAGCGTGGCATCGAATATCATACCCAGGGCCAGCTGGACCAGGCGCTCGCCGACTATAGTCAAGTGATCGACAGCGCTGCGGCTGAAGATGCCGAACTGATGTGCCAGGCTTTGTATTACCGGGGATCTGTCTATCAGCGACTCGGTGAGCATCAGCGGTTGACTGACGATATGAACCGGATCATTAAGTGCCGCGCTGAAGTTCACATTGAACTCGTGGCCCACGCGTATTCGATGCGGGGGGAAAGTTATGTGGCTCAAGGACAGCTGGAAGCAGCGGTCTCGGATTATACTGTGATCATCGAATCACTGGAGGGACTGCCAACGGGTATGGTGCTCAGTGCGATACTGTGTCGTGGGGAGTCCTGTTTTGCACAGGCAGACTATGCCCGGGCAGCGGAGGACATCAAACGGGTTCTTTCCAGTCAATGGCTGGAATCGACAAGCCAACAGAGCGCACAGGAATTACTGGCAGAGTGTGAAAGGCGCTTAAGAAAAAGGTGA
- the accB gene encoding acetyl-CoA carboxylase biotin carboxyl carrier protein, which translates to MAKNEVPKGEPFDLEKLQTLFEMMEKHGLTEVNLKRGEETWKLRRGPQETVSMVPAPMQHAVPAPVAAPAAAPAPPTEAAPAADAGPVIKSPTVGTFYASPSPDDPPFVSVGSKVGSDTIVCIVEAMKVFNQIPAEMNGTITELLVKDGEAVEFGQPLFRISQG; encoded by the coding sequence ATGGCAAAAAACGAGGTGCCGAAAGGCGAACCTTTCGATTTGGAAAAACTTCAGACTCTGTTTGAAATGATGGAAAAGCACGGACTGACCGAGGTCAATCTGAAGCGCGGCGAAGAGACCTGGAAATTGCGTCGTGGGCCACAGGAGACCGTTTCGATGGTTCCGGCACCGATGCAACATGCAGTTCCTGCTCCCGTGGCCGCTCCTGCAGCCGCTCCGGCTCCTCCGACAGAAGCGGCACCAGCTGCTGATGCCGGTCCTGTGATCAAGAGTCCGACTGTGGGTACGTTCTATGCCTCTCCGAGTCCTGACGATCCCCCGTTTGTCAGCGTGGGTTCCAAAGTGGGCTCAGATACCATTGTCTGTATCGTCGAAGCGATGAAAGTCTTCAATCAGATTCCAGCTGAGATGAATGGAACGATTACGGAGCTTCTGGTGAAAGATGGCGAAGCGGTCGAATTCGGCCAGCCTCTGTTCCGGATCTCCCAGGGCTGA
- a CDS encoding PVC-type heme-binding CxxCH protein codes for MKYRWLAIIPALLLTTSAATSFVSAQTEHDSKQAVPNLTVAPGLKATLFSSEPQISSPSSMDVDSEGRVWICEVVNYRANLRDIPTRKEGDRILILEDTNGDGKADKTTVFYQGNDVNGSQGICVLGNKVIVAASPNVFLFTDENNDGKADKKELLFKIAGGEHDHSAHTSIFGPDGKLYWNFGNSGKQVFDAAGKPILESNGKPVLDNGKPYWGGMVFRCNLDGSDFEVLGHNFRNNYEITVDSFGTLWQSDNDDDGNRGVRINYVMEFGNYGYLDQLTGARWKTPRTGMHEEIPLRHWHLRDPGVIPNLLQTGAGSPTGICVYEGSLLPKKYQGEVIHSDAGPNVVRAYPVKKDGAGYEAEIANIITSEQDKWFRPSDVCIAPDGSLFVADWYDPGVGGHRIGDQERGRIFRIAPADAKYVFDKLDLSTTEGAIAGIKNPNLARRYLAWNKLHALQEQALPQLEELYQSDNQRNRARALWLLAGIKGKTGEYVSRAIQDKNSDIRITGLRAARRYKQDVIPYVSQLVKDPSPQVRRECAIALHHNKSPEASALWVTLADQYDGKDRWYLEALGIGMDEQEQKFLTAWLKQAGDHWNTPAGRDLIWRSKIPLAVPYLVKIIEDPKTDLDTLPRYFRALDFIPGTEKNRAVAELALMKEPQNKKRETYIIAEAISRMPANTVMQDAKYKQALTQVIDSSRGTSEFIKLVQKFKASDYYPELVEIASRAGKSQTSVDAIRAALSLKQNALIRKSLENKADTEKEQNQKLDLIWALGSAGHNAANGILLKLLTDQDEPLVDRREAVRAIAKSRSGAHALLDLAEKKDFDPQLKQTVAAAMSSTIMKDVKERAARLYPAPPTKDNKPLPPINVLASIKGDKLDGRVMFNTKGTCAKCHVVNGMGKEVGPNLSEIGKKLSREALFESILFPSAGISHNFESYTVILASGNVVNGLLVNKTDDAITIRDAEAISRTFKMEDVDEIIQQKISLMPADLQKVLTQEELVNIVEYLTTLKQAEPIKKASR; via the coding sequence ATGAAGTACCGTTGGCTTGCCATCATTCCCGCCCTGCTGCTGACTACCAGTGCTGCAACATCTTTTGTATCTGCTCAGACCGAACATGATTCCAAACAGGCCGTACCCAACCTGACGGTTGCTCCCGGTCTGAAAGCGACGCTGTTTTCCTCCGAGCCGCAAATCAGCAGTCCGTCCAGTATGGATGTGGATTCCGAGGGGCGTGTCTGGATCTGTGAAGTCGTCAACTATCGCGCCAACCTGCGTGATATTCCCACGCGCAAAGAGGGAGACCGGATTCTGATTCTGGAAGATACGAACGGTGACGGAAAAGCCGACAAGACAACCGTATTTTACCAGGGCAATGATGTGAACGGATCGCAGGGGATCTGTGTGCTGGGCAACAAAGTCATTGTCGCTGCTTCCCCCAACGTGTTTCTGTTTACCGATGAGAACAACGACGGTAAAGCTGACAAGAAAGAACTGCTGTTCAAAATCGCTGGTGGAGAACACGATCACTCGGCCCACACTTCCATTTTCGGTCCGGACGGCAAACTTTACTGGAACTTTGGTAACAGTGGAAAGCAGGTCTTCGACGCTGCCGGAAAACCGATTCTCGAAAGCAACGGGAAACCTGTACTGGATAACGGCAAGCCTTACTGGGGCGGGATGGTATTTCGCTGTAACCTGGATGGCAGCGATTTTGAAGTGCTGGGACACAACTTCCGTAACAATTATGAAATCACCGTCGACTCGTTCGGTACCCTGTGGCAGTCGGATAACGATGATGACGGCAACCGCGGCGTCCGCATTAATTATGTGATGGAATTCGGGAACTATGGTTACCTGGATCAACTGACGGGGGCCCGCTGGAAAACGCCGCGGACTGGCATGCATGAAGAAATTCCGCTGCGTCACTGGCATTTGCGCGATCCGGGAGTGATTCCCAACCTGCTGCAGACCGGTGCCGGATCACCGACGGGTATCTGTGTTTATGAAGGTTCTCTGCTACCCAAAAAATACCAGGGTGAAGTCATTCACTCCGACGCTGGCCCGAATGTGGTTCGTGCGTACCCTGTGAAAAAAGATGGTGCCGGCTATGAAGCTGAAATCGCGAATATCATTACCAGCGAACAGGACAAGTGGTTCCGTCCCTCCGACGTCTGTATTGCCCCTGATGGCTCGCTGTTCGTCGCCGACTGGTATGATCCGGGCGTCGGCGGTCACCGGATTGGTGATCAGGAGCGGGGCCGCATTTTCCGGATTGCGCCCGCAGATGCAAAATATGTATTTGACAAACTGGATCTCAGTACGACTGAAGGTGCGATTGCAGGGATCAAAAATCCGAACCTGGCGCGACGTTACCTGGCCTGGAACAAACTTCATGCCTTGCAGGAACAGGCATTGCCACAGCTGGAAGAACTCTATCAGTCTGACAACCAGAGGAACCGCGCTCGCGCCCTCTGGCTGTTGGCTGGCATCAAAGGCAAAACCGGCGAGTATGTTTCCCGTGCGATTCAGGACAAGAATTCCGATATTCGCATTACCGGCCTGCGTGCCGCCCGCCGCTACAAACAGGATGTGATTCCCTATGTCAGCCAACTGGTGAAGGATCCTTCGCCTCAGGTACGCCGTGAATGTGCGATTGCCTTGCATCACAACAAGTCACCTGAAGCTTCCGCACTGTGGGTCACGCTGGCAGATCAGTATGACGGCAAAGATCGCTGGTATCTGGAAGCACTGGGCATCGGCATGGATGAGCAGGAGCAGAAATTCCTGACAGCGTGGCTCAAACAGGCTGGCGACCACTGGAATACGCCTGCCGGCCGTGACCTGATCTGGCGTTCAAAGATTCCGCTGGCAGTGCCTTACCTGGTCAAGATCATTGAAGACCCCAAAACAGACCTGGATACTCTGCCTCGCTATTTCCGTGCCCTGGACTTTATTCCGGGGACAGAAAAAAACAGAGCCGTTGCCGAGCTGGCATTGATGAAGGAACCACAGAACAAAAAACGCGAGACCTATATCATCGCGGAAGCAATTTCCCGCATGCCTGCCAACACGGTTATGCAGGATGCGAAATACAAACAGGCGCTCACCCAGGTCATCGACAGCAGCCGGGGGACATCCGAGTTCATCAAGCTGGTTCAGAAATTTAAAGCTTCGGATTATTACCCCGAGCTGGTGGAAATCGCCTCTCGTGCAGGGAAGTCTCAAACATCAGTGGACGCGATTCGTGCGGCTCTCAGTCTGAAACAGAATGCATTGATCCGCAAGTCGCTGGAGAATAAAGCCGATACGGAAAAAGAACAGAATCAGAAACTGGATCTGATCTGGGCGCTGGGAAGTGCGGGGCACAACGCTGCGAACGGGATCCTGCTGAAACTCCTCACAGATCAGGATGAACCGCTGGTAGATCGACGCGAAGCGGTCCGCGCTATTGCGAAATCACGTTCAGGCGCCCATGCGCTGCTGGATCTGGCTGAGAAAAAAGACTTTGATCCCCAGCTGAAACAGACGGTGGCTGCAGCGATGTCGTCCACAATTATGAAAGATGTCAAAGAGCGGGCCGCCAGGCTGTACCCGGCTCCTCCCACGAAAGACAACAAGCCTCTGCCGCCCATCAATGTGCTGGCGAGTATCAAGGGGGATAAACTGGACGGTCGCGTGATGTTCAATACCAAGGGAACCTGCGCCAAGTGCCATGTGGTGAATGGCATGGGAAAAGAAGTGGGTCCGAACCTGTCTGAGATTGGCAAGAAACTGAGCCGCGAAGCGCTGTTCGAATCAATCCTGTTTCCCAGCGCGGGCATCAGCCACAACTTCGAATCGTATACCGTGATCCTGGCATCGGGGAACGTGGTCAATGGTCTGCTGGTCAATAAAACCGACGACGCGATCACAATCAGAGATGCCGAAGCAATTTCCCGGACTTTCAAAATGGAAGACGTCGATGAAATCATTCAGCAGAAGATTTCATTGATGCCCGCTGACCTGCAGAAAGTGCTCACCCAGGAAGAACTCGTCAATATCGTCGAGTACCTGACCACACTCAAGCAGGCCGAGCCCATCAAAAAAGCCAGCCGGTAA
- a CDS encoding 6-phosphofructokinase, producing the protein MRVGILTGGGDCPGLNPVIRGAVRVICNAGGEVYGLLEGWRGAIEGNYIELNSENTDDIIFKGGTILGSSRTNPYKNEEEDVPKVLATLEKLGLDCLIAIGGDDTLGVASKLWSDHKAPVIGCPKTIDNDLSSTDVTFGFDTSINIVMEAVDRLRTTAESHRRIMVVETMGRHAGWIALFSGLATAADYTLVPEQPIEMDRMIDVLKRRRANGKKYGIVIVSEGAQFSEESGLTTQDGEVDDFGHVKLGGIGETVAHMIEERTGFETRHVTLGHLQRGGSPSAADRVLGTRCGVHAGWLALKHHFGYMVALRGTQIVPVALADAVGEMRALEKNFLEEAEVFLQ; encoded by the coding sequence ATGAGAGTTGGTATTTTAACGGGTGGTGGAGATTGTCCTGGTTTGAATCCGGTGATTCGTGGTGCCGTACGCGTCATCTGCAATGCGGGCGGCGAAGTGTATGGTCTGCTGGAAGGCTGGCGCGGCGCGATTGAAGGTAACTACATCGAACTGAATTCAGAAAACACAGACGACATCATCTTCAAAGGGGGAACCATCCTGGGGTCTTCCCGTACCAATCCTTATAAGAATGAAGAAGAAGATGTACCCAAAGTACTGGCGACACTTGAAAAGCTGGGTCTGGACTGTCTGATCGCCATCGGCGGTGATGACACACTGGGCGTAGCCAGCAAACTCTGGAGCGATCATAAAGCCCCCGTGATCGGCTGTCCCAAGACCATTGATAACGACCTGAGTTCGACCGATGTAACCTTCGGTTTCGATACTTCCATTAATATCGTGATGGAAGCCGTCGACCGCTTGCGAACCACGGCCGAGTCACATCGGCGCATCATGGTGGTTGAAACCATGGGACGTCATGCAGGCTGGATCGCACTGTTCTCCGGTCTGGCAACGGCCGCCGATTACACGCTGGTTCCCGAACAGCCGATTGAAATGGACCGTATGATTGATGTGCTGAAACGACGTCGTGCCAACGGCAAAAAGTACGGCATTGTGATTGTCAGCGAAGGTGCCCAGTTCAGCGAGGAGTCCGGCTTGACCACCCAGGACGGCGAAGTTGACGATTTCGGTCACGTCAAACTGGGCGGCATTGGTGAAACCGTTGCCCACATGATTGAAGAACGCACCGGTTTCGAAACACGGCACGTGACTCTCGGTCACCTGCAGCGTGGTGGTTCACCCAGTGCTGCAGACCGCGTACTCGGAACTCGCTGCGGCGTACACGCCGGCTGGCTCGCTCTGAAGCATCATTTCGGTTACATGGTCGCGCTGCGGGGAACACAGATTGTTCCTGTCGCCCTGGCAGATGCGGTTGGCGAAATGCGAGCCCTCGAAAAGAACTTCCTGGAAGAAGCAGAAGTCTTCCTGCAATAA
- a CDS encoding M24 family metallopeptidase: protein MSKDYLAARRKKLISLLKRRGAEAMLITSETNVTYLTGFSGDSSFLLIGKGQTVLISDGRYTTQLEEECPDLDVYIRKATESMIAAVEQVLKKSHLPQLGFESHIVTCELLDAMSGITPAAQWIPIAGLVEELRMIKDASEIQEIREAVQQAQRGFEVFRAMLTPEMSELQGAHELEHAMRRFGARQAAFDPIVAVGERAALPHAMPTEKLLADSPFLLVDWGAMTQKGYRSDLTRMIIHGKPPAKLKKVYQTVLKAQLAAIKAIRPGVLCRDVDRVARAVIEKAGYGKQFTHSLGHGIGLDIHEGPRLGGNVPTELKPGMIVTVEPGIYLPGWGGVRIEDDVLVTRKGHEVMTSVPKDYESASL from the coding sequence ATGAGTAAAGATTATCTGGCTGCCCGCAGAAAAAAACTGATTTCGCTGCTGAAACGCAGGGGGGCCGAAGCAATGCTGATTACCAGCGAAACAAACGTGACTTACCTGACCGGATTCAGCGGGGATTCGAGTTTTCTGCTGATCGGCAAGGGGCAGACGGTGTTGATCAGTGACGGGCGGTACACGACCCAACTGGAGGAAGAATGTCCGGATCTGGATGTCTACATTCGTAAAGCGACCGAATCGATGATTGCGGCGGTGGAGCAGGTGCTCAAGAAATCGCATCTGCCCCAGCTGGGATTTGAAAGCCATATTGTGACCTGTGAACTGCTGGATGCGATGAGTGGCATTACTCCTGCCGCCCAGTGGATCCCGATTGCCGGGCTGGTGGAAGAACTGCGGATGATCAAAGACGCGTCGGAAATTCAGGAGATTCGCGAAGCCGTTCAGCAGGCCCAGCGCGGTTTTGAAGTGTTTCGGGCGATGCTGACTCCTGAGATGTCAGAACTGCAGGGGGCCCACGAACTGGAACACGCAATGCGACGGTTCGGGGCCCGGCAGGCGGCCTTCGATCCGATTGTCGCTGTGGGAGAGCGGGCAGCCTTACCGCATGCGATGCCGACGGAAAAGCTGCTTGCTGACTCGCCATTTTTACTGGTGGACTGGGGGGCGATGACTCAGAAAGGATATCGGAGTGATCTCACGCGGATGATCATTCACGGGAAACCACCGGCCAAACTGAAAAAAGTGTATCAGACAGTTCTGAAGGCACAGCTGGCGGCAATCAAAGCAATCCGGCCCGGAGTGCTCTGTCGGGACGTGGATCGAGTCGCGCGGGCTGTCATCGAAAAAGCCGGTTATGGCAAGCAGTTCACGCATAGCCTCGGACATGGGATTGGTCTGGATATTCATGAAGGCCCCCGCCTGGGGGGAAATGTGCCAACGGAACTGAAGCCGGGCATGATCGTGACGGTTGAGCCGGGTATTTATCTCCCTGGCTGGGGGGGCGTGAGAATTGAAGATGATGTACTGGTTACGCGGAAGGGACATGAGGTTATGACCAGTGTTCCCAAAGATTATGAATCAGCTTCCCTCTGA
- the accC gene encoding acetyl-CoA carboxylase biotin carboxylase subunit: MFQRILVANRGEIALRVIRACREMGIETVAVFSEADRDAHYLSLADEAICIGPPAATDSYLMINRIISAAEIGNVQAIHPGYGFLAENAHFAEVCRSCNIEFIGPPHEAMAQLGDKVSAREIAKAANVHVSPGTEGLVTDEAEALKVAQEIGYPVLIKATAGGGGKGMRVARNDISLKAGLKAAAAEAEAAFKNSGVYIEKYIENPRHVEVQIMADNHGNVLHLWERDCSLQRRHQKLVEESPAPNLPHSVREDICKAACRLIEAAGYTNAGTVEFLVGPDNQFYFIEVNARIQVEHPVSELVTGIDLIKQQIRIAAGEKLDLKQKNIPCLGSAIELRINAEDPENDFRGSPGKITKLRVPGGPGVRFDSHIYEGYTVGPYYDSLIGKLIVHKPTREESLACMRRCLDEFVIEGIKTTIPLAKKIFNHSAFIEGKVDTTFIERTW, encoded by the coding sequence ATGTTTCAAAGAATACTGGTTGCAAACCGAGGTGAGATCGCACTGCGGGTGATACGTGCCTGTCGTGAAATGGGAATCGAAACTGTTGCGGTTTTCAGTGAAGCAGATCGGGACGCACATTATCTTTCACTGGCCGACGAGGCGATCTGCATTGGACCGCCGGCAGCGACCGACAGCTACCTGATGATCAATCGGATTATCAGTGCTGCTGAAATCGGTAATGTGCAGGCGATTCACCCCGGTTACGGGTTCCTGGCGGAAAATGCACACTTCGCGGAAGTCTGCCGCAGCTGTAATATCGAATTCATCGGCCCGCCTCACGAAGCGATGGCTCAACTCGGCGATAAAGTCTCTGCCCGGGAAATCGCCAAGGCTGCCAACGTGCATGTGTCACCGGGGACCGAGGGGCTGGTGACGGATGAAGCAGAAGCACTCAAGGTCGCCCAGGAGATCGGTTACCCCGTACTGATCAAAGCGACCGCCGGCGGTGGCGGTAAAGGGATGCGGGTGGCCCGCAATGATATCTCACTGAAAGCCGGACTCAAAGCGGCTGCCGCGGAAGCTGAAGCCGCCTTCAAAAATTCCGGCGTCTATATCGAAAAATACATCGAAAATCCCAGGCACGTCGAAGTGCAGATCATGGCCGACAATCACGGCAACGTGCTTCACCTCTGGGAGCGTGACTGCAGTCTGCAACGACGACACCAGAAACTGGTAGAAGAGAGCCCGGCTCCGAACCTGCCTCACTCGGTTCGTGAAGACATCTGTAAAGCCGCCTGTCGATTGATTGAAGCCGCTGGCTACACCAACGCCGGTACGGTGGAGTTTCTGGTCGGACCCGACAACCAGTTTTACTTCATCGAAGTCAATGCCCGGATTCAGGTCGAACATCCGGTCAGCGAACTGGTGACAGGCATCGATCTGATCAAACAGCAGATTCGGATTGCTGCCGGTGAGAAACTGGATCTGAAGCAGAAAAATATTCCCTGTCTGGGATCTGCCATCGAACTCCGTATCAATGCGGAAGATCCCGAAAATGATTTTCGTGGATCACCCGGCAAAATCACAAAGTTGCGGGTTCCCGGCGGGCCGGGTGTCCGCTTTGACTCGCATATTTACGAGGGGTACACCGTGGGCCCTTATTACGATTCTCTGATTGGCAAGCTCATTGTCCACAAACCGACGCGTGAAGAGTCGCTGGCTTGTATGAGGCGTTGCCTGGATGAGTTCGTGATTGAAGGGATCAAGACCACGATTCCCCTGGCGAAGAAGATCTTTAATCACTCGGCGTTCATTGAGGGTAAGGTCGATACCACGTTTATCGAACGAACCTGGTAA
- a CDS encoding C45 family autoproteolytic acyltransferase/hydolase translates to MSDSSRYREIDVAGSPLEMGRQTGEAAREEIVGFCELALDRLREMLDVSSEQARAHAEHCLPYAEQYSSDSVAELHGIAEAADIPFWKIMLLQIRNQFTPDADAGCTSLSLPATSTRGPIVAQNWDNDSALDPFTIVLTRRPVGKPALMTVTQAGLISYVGFNDAGIGACLNSLPAPSRTTGVPHYFTLRELYETTSLEAAVQAIRRAERAIPANIMLMTPEGPADLEVTLETVQVLRPVETGWITHTNHCLHPELCAYNEQFPELIGSHPRKARVDSLLQAYGDEISVDDIKAALTDHEGYPRSLCRHVNADVDTGYWQTVFSVIIEPEQMRMQVSRGTPCSAGYELYQL, encoded by the coding sequence ATGTCTGACTCAAGCCGTTATCGTGAAATTGATGTCGCTGGTTCGCCGCTGGAAATGGGGCGGCAGACCGGAGAGGCGGCGCGGGAGGAGATTGTGGGGTTCTGTGAGCTGGCTTTGGATCGGTTGCGCGAGATGCTGGATGTCAGTAGCGAGCAGGCACGCGCTCATGCGGAGCACTGCCTGCCTTATGCCGAGCAATATAGTTCCGATTCGGTTGCAGAGCTGCATGGCATCGCAGAAGCGGCAGACATCCCTTTCTGGAAAATCATGCTGCTGCAGATTCGCAATCAGTTTACTCCCGATGCGGATGCCGGCTGCACGTCGCTCAGTCTGCCGGCGACTTCCACGCGGGGACCGATTGTCGCTCAGAACTGGGACAATGATTCGGCTCTTGATCCGTTTACAATCGTGCTCACACGCCGACCCGTGGGAAAGCCTGCGCTGATGACGGTGACGCAGGCGGGGTTGATTTCATACGTCGGTTTCAATGATGCAGGCATCGGGGCCTGTCTGAACAGTCTGCCGGCTCCCAGCCGTACCACTGGAGTGCCCCACTATTTCACATTGCGCGAACTGTATGAGACAACCAGTCTTGAAGCGGCTGTCCAGGCAATTCGTCGAGCTGAGCGGGCGATCCCGGCGAATATCATGCTGATGACCCCGGAAGGTCCCGCGGACCTGGAAGTGACCCTGGAAACCGTGCAGGTTTTGAGACCAGTAGAAACGGGCTGGATCACGCATACCAATCATTGTCTGCATCCAGAACTGTGTGCATATAACGAACAGTTCCCCGAGCTGATCGGCTCGCATCCGCGCAAGGCACGCGTCGATTCACTGTTGCAGGCGTATGGTGATGAGATCAGCGTCGACGACATTAAAGCGGCGCTCACCGATCACGAAGGATATCCGCGGTCGTTATGTCGGCATGTGAATGCTGACGTGGACACCGGTTACTGGCAAACCGTCTTCTCTGTGATCATCGAACCGGAACAGATGCGGATGCAGGTTTCGCGGGGCACTCCCTGCAGTGCCGGTTATGAGTTGTACCAGCTTTGA
- a CDS encoding family 16 glycoside hydrolase — protein sequence MTLQRLLRFHTSLFLTLFCVTLFFSPQSVEAGDKGFKPIFDGKTLDNWDGDPRFWSVEDGAITGRTTKDNPTKGNTFLIWQGGTPGDFVLKLQYKIIGHNSGVQYRSFRLPNAADQWRVGGYQADMEAGDKYSGILYEERKRGILALRGQKTEIGEGKKIDVVGYLGDTNEIQKKIKKEDWNDYEIIARGNHLIHKINGVVTADVTDNDPEQRRADGIIALQLHAGPPMVVQFRDIELKELPAGDQTSSRDGAKKKVVLIAGKKSHGYGAHEHRAGCLLLAEALNNSGLDIETTVVTEGWPEDASVLDDADSIVIYCDGGGRHPYNDHLDELSKLAEKGVGMVNLHYGVEVPKGASGDAFLRWIGGYFEEWWSVNPHWTADYKNLPDHPISQGVKPFSINDEWYYHMRFQPEMKNVQPILTAVPPKETLSRPDGAHSGNPDVRKTVGQPQHMAWAYERPDGGRGFGFTGGHYHWNWGHNDFRKLVLNAIAWTAHAEVPSQGVESASVTVEQLEANQDYEKPDNYNPARINALLKEWNQ from the coding sequence ATGACACTACAGCGCTTGCTTCGCTTTCACACCTCACTGTTTCTGACTCTGTTCTGTGTCACTTTGTTCTTCAGCCCTCAGTCCGTTGAAGCGGGGGATAAAGGTTTCAAGCCGATCTTTGACGGCAAGACGCTCGACAACTGGGACGGCGATCCCCGTTTCTGGTCGGTGGAAGATGGCGCCATTACCGGTCGCACAACCAAAGACAACCCGACCAAAGGCAACACGTTCCTCATCTGGCAGGGAGGAACACCGGGCGACTTTGTACTGAAACTGCAATACAAAATCATCGGTCACAATTCGGGCGTGCAGTACCGCAGCTTCAGGTTACCCAATGCGGCAGACCAGTGGCGCGTGGGCGGATACCAGGCTGATATGGAAGCCGGCGATAAATATTCCGGTATTCTGTACGAAGAACGGAAGCGGGGCATTCTGGCTCTCCGCGGACAGAAGACAGAAATCGGTGAAGGTAAAAAAATTGATGTAGTCGGCTACCTTGGCGATACCAACGAAATCCAGAAGAAGATCAAAAAAGAAGACTGGAACGATTACGAAATCATCGCCCGCGGGAATCATCTGATTCATAAAATCAATGGCGTGGTGACTGCGGACGTGACGGATAACGATCCGGAACAGCGCCGTGCTGACGGCATTATCGCGTTGCAACTGCATGCCGGTCCTCCGATGGTCGTACAGTTTCGTGACATTGAACTGAAAGAGCTGCCGGCTGGCGACCAGACTTCTTCCAGGGACGGCGCTAAAAAAAAAGTAGTGCTGATCGCCGGCAAGAAGAGTCACGGTTACGGTGCTCACGAGCATCGTGCCGGCTGTCTGCTGCTGGCCGAAGCGTTGAACAACAGCGGTCTGGATATTGAGACCACTGTTGTGACGGAAGGCTGGCCTGAAGATGCCAGTGTGCTGGATGATGCCGACTCGATTGTAATTTACTGCGATGGTGGCGGACGTCATCCTTACAACGACCACCTGGATGAACTCAGCAAGCTGGCAGAAAAAGGTGTGGGGATGGTGAACCTGCATTACGGTGTGGAAGTGCCTAAAGGCGCTTCCGGCGATGCCTTTCTGCGCTGGATTGGTGGGTACTTTGAAGAATGGTGGTCGGTCAATCCACACTGGACCGCCGACTATAAAAATCTGCCCGATCACCCGATCTCGCAGGGCGTGAAACCATTCAGCATCAATGATGAATGGTATTACCATATGCGATTTCAACCTGAAATGAAAAACGTGCAGCCAATCCTGACGGCGGTTCCTCCCAAAGAAACTTTAAGTCGTCCTGATGGTGCACATAGCGGCAATCCGGATGTGCGGAAAACTGTTGGTCAGCCTCAACACATGGCATGGGCCTACGAACGCCCGGACGGTGGTCGCGGGTTTGGTTTTACCGGCGGTCACTATCACTGGAACTGGGGACATAACGATTTTCGGAAACTCGTGCTGAATGCAATTGCCTGGACAGCGCATGCGGAAGTCCCTTCACAGGGAGTCGAATCTGCATCTGTGACGGTCGAGCAGCTGGAAGCCAATCAGGATTACGAAAAACCGGACAACTATAATCCTGCCCGGATTAATGCCTTACTGAAAGAGTGGAATCAATAG